The Oncorhynchus masou masou isolate Uvic2021 chromosome 6, UVic_Omas_1.1, whole genome shotgun sequence genome has a window encoding:
- the LOC135542369 gene encoding transcriptional regulator Myc-2-like translates to MLQSFSQSLDWFYSEPLLFDDEFCQSLMKDLQSLPTPPQSPPLKTGLHAKPLSKEDQLSYVSDILLEDQDPQLNWNCDFLYDGGATETKDQQPDESDDCLWHCLGDKSMEKLSSVLSSSPLLSDIDTSIFEEIAGSTLDCHSAALACQALENEDLLLDSQEQGSESTSDYGSAGGEFSTYSSSASDSEEEIDVVTVKRTTSPSSLSQSVEESRRRQRALKRQHLEIQLQHNYAAPCPASPLHSEPSSTSYHKRTRSSDSHRHHHRSSSGRSSRHNLSSHQHQSSSRQSTDVEDEEERRHTHNVMERQRRNELKNCFLRLRDNVPELSNNDKASKVVILKRACDSIRGLELAGQRLNDKRDKLRERQEQLKVKLEQLRTQWCD, encoded by the exons ATGCTGCAGAGTTTCTCCCAGTCACTAGACTGGTTCTACTCAGAGCCTCTCTTGTTTGATGATGAATTCTGCCAGAGCTTGATGAAGGACCTACAGTCGCTCCCCACGCCACCCCAGTCCCCTCCATTGAAGACTGGACTCCATGCCAAACCACTTTCCAAGGAGGACCAGTTGAGCTACGTCTCTGACATACTCCTGGAGGATCAGGACCCGCAACTAAATTGGAATTGTGACTTTTTGTACGATGGCGGCGCAACAGAGACAAAGGACCAACAGCCAGATGAGTCCGACGACTGTTTATGGCATTGCCTCGGTGATAAGTCTATGGAGAAGCTATCATCTGTGCTCTCCAGCAGCCCGCTGCTCTCGGACATAGACACAAGCATTTTTGAGGAAATTGCCGGCTCCACACTAGACTGCCACAGTGCGGCGCTCGCATGCCAAGCTTTGGAGAATGAGGATTTACTATTGGACAGTCAGGAGCAAGGCAGCGAGTCGACTTCAGACTACGGCTCAGCAGGAGGTGAATTCTCAACGTATTCGAGCAGTGCCAGTGATTCTG AGGAGGAGATAGACGTGGTGACAGTGAAGAGGACCAccagcccctcctccctctcccagtcgGTAGAAGAGAGCCGGCGGCGGCAGCGCGCCCTAAAGCGGCAACACCTGGAGATCCAGCTGCAGCACAACTACGCCGCCCCCTGCCCTGCATCGCCCCTCCACTCCGAGCCCTCGTCCACTTCCTACCACAAGCGTACCCGGTCCTCCGACTCCCACAGACACCACCATCGCAGCTCGTCGGGCCGCTCGTCGCGACACAACCTCAGCAGTCATCAACACCAGTCTAGCTCTAGGCAGTCGACTgatgtggaggatgaggaggagaggaggcatacCCACAACGTGATGGAGAGGCAACGGCGCAACGAGCTGAAGAACTGTTTCCTGCGGCTCAGGGACAACGTGCCTGAGCTGTCCAACAACGACAAGGCCTCCAAGGTGGTCATCCTGAAGAGGGCTTGCGACAGCATCCGTGGCCTGGAGCTGGCGGGCCAGAGACTGAATGACAAGCGAGACAAGCTCCGAGAGAGGCAGGAGCAGCTCAAAGTTAAACTGGAGCAGCTCAGGACGCAATGGTGTGACTGA